Part of the Hemibagrus wyckioides isolate EC202008001 linkage group LG09, SWU_Hwy_1.0, whole genome shotgun sequence genome, gtcttgttttttggaAGCAACGTTTCAGGCTTCAGTTGACTCCAACAACTGACTGTTAACATCTGACATAACACAAcagaaatttaaatataaaatcattcATTAGGAAGCATGTTTGTAAAAATAGTTTTTCTGGTGCAGGAGATAAACACATGTCCACTGGGTGGCACTATtgcaattattataaattaaattatgcacttgcatgtgtgtgtgtgtgtgttcatctccGAAGTTAAGGGCCTGGGAAGATGAAGATAATAATTGAAAGACGAAGCATAAAAGGACACTAGTTATGTCTCATGGCACATTGGATGTCGTTTGGTTGATAGATATACAGAATACATTTGAGattattttacaaaatgatATATGTTAGACATCTATAATGGGGGCATTTTTTTTGGAAGGACCTAAATGGATTACTTCCACAGTGTAGACAATCAGATAATCAGTTGAGCATTAAAGGAAACATAATTTGTCCatattttaaaagtaaatacTAAGTTGCACACCATACATGATTTAAAGCTTATGGTATGTGTTAAAGTTGGTGGTTCAATTTGTGGTttgtaaatgcaaataatgaACATTTGTAAGGATGAGAGGTGTTAAAAAGAGCGCCAGATCTGAATTCACAGCACTTGGATACATTCAGTGCCTGTTACTGTGAAATGGAAGTAAGAAAGTGATCTCATAAcattcttggtgtgtgtgtgggggggtgtgggtgtgtgtgctgcttgtTTTGAATCATAATCAGAACCAGTACAAGAGGTTTGTTTTGGTGTCAACAGTACACAATATGAAATATAcacaataatttatataatagaTAATACAGTAAACACCAGCAATTGTAACATATAGCTGAAATCCAAGTAATTGTCAAAAAAGGTTACAGTAGTGGGTTGTAGGAAAGGTCCACATTCAAGAGGATTATGGGACGTGGAAGTACTCATGTTCAGGCTCTCATGTTTACGATCCACTGAAAGAGGAACTGCTGGAAGTGGGACTGGGCTGACTAAAAGGAGTCTgatgatttttctttctcttttccttgtTATAAAGGAGTACAGGTCTGTAAGTAGAGcgaagagaaacaaaaaaattttcTCTCCAGATCGTTGTTGTAGTTTCTGCATGGAGTGAGCAGATGTAGAACTGTATCAAATACAGATGGAAGAAGTgatgactgatttttttttattttttttatggctgATTAGAAACAATCCAGCAGATCTTGTGACAACCCAAATGTCCTAGAAACTCATGTGCTGTTTAGCATTCTTATCAACTGTGGTATGTTTTTTTTCGCTCTTACAGAAGAAAGAGATCCTGTTTGATGAGTGTCCCTAGAAATAGGTGACCCATTAATTCTCAAAGGAAAGAGTGGGGTGTGCCTAAAACCATTATCCATAGTTTTCTGTATATTCATCTCTAGCTTATTGGCAAGCACACACCAGGACACAAAATGACTGACGTCTTTGCAGTCCAAAGAATAACATCACCAGTTGAGTCATCAGGAAATTAGAAAAGTTAGAAGTACAGTCATTAGCGTAGAGTGACTAACGCACATGGGACTCTAGAAGACCAGCTCTGGGGAATAGAGGATCCCAAATGTGGTCAATGACATAACATTTTCTATTAGTATGGAAATGAATGGATCAAGTGACAGTTGGGGGAGAGGAACACAGAATGTGGGAGTATTAGTGAAAGTAGTTTAGATGCCCAGATATAGAGCATCATCTATAGACCTATTAGTCTTGTATGCAGTTCTGGAGAGTATTGACTGTCATTTTGATTTAATGTATATAATCATTTTGTGACGACAGAGGTTAAGACAACCGTCTGTAATTGTTTAGACAGGAGATAGCTTCTTGGAAGCTGGTGAGAGTTCAGCAAAGGTGAGAAGCACAATGCCTGCTGCTGAGACACAGTCAGGGCCAGCTGCCTTTTTAGGCTTCTGTTTCCTGAATAAATGCTGCTGATTGCATGTTTTGTCAAGGGAAAGGGGTGTGTATATGTTAAGCCCAGAACTGAATATTTAGGTGACAATGGGGTGACAACCTGTCTATTGTAGGTCTGGTGCCTGGAGTCAAAATCCTGTTTCTTAAATTTTCAGTAAAAGGTTTTCTGCACGTTTGAAAGTAAGGGACCTGTTTTGATATTAGTTGGTTTGGAATTGTAGTTTTTAATAATCTGGTAACCTATCTAGGTGGAAAATGCTGTTCCAGTCCTAGTCTTTCAGTTCGGCAGCTATGATTCTCTTGCTAAGTGGCTCTTTCAGTGACTTGGCTCTTATATTTACCTTCCTCATGTAAGCTTCTTCCTTGAGCATATTTTTCTAAGAATAAAGGTTAGTTTTTATTACACTGGTGAATGTTGTATCTGGAAAGTAGGCCTCCTCACAAAAAGCCATTTTAACTTTCGTTCTCAGCAAATAGTTTGTTATCGCATAGTGCAAGCATCACGTAAGCGAGATATCTGGATCTGAAGGCAGAATGTGACAATTTATATAAAAGgggaaaataatatataaaatatataaaagtagataataataataataataataataataataataataataataataataataataataataatatgtgtaaGTTCACTCAAGTCAATACACCAGGTCAAAAGAACTAAAGAGAAATACATGTATATTGCTCCATATCTGATTTTCTTTAACTGTagatacaaatattattatattattataactgGTCATTAAACTATGGAAAGTGGAACAtctggtgtgtgtctctgtgttactGCTGCACAATAGAGAAGTATTTATGCAAAGTTAGCAGTTAGCTTTGTTTCTTAGATGTTCCTTGTTTCTTAGATGCTCCCAAGAAATAGAAAAAGCCATTGGCCTATACTCAGgctaaaaaaaacagatttttttttttaatcaatgtcATGATTCTATCATGAAAATACTCATCTATATCATTAGAAAATACTACAGATTCATGGCTGCTTTTTTATAGTAGCAGGATTTATGATCATTAATGCTATTCATGGAGAAACATGTTAATTAGAATATGTGTTAATTGGGTACATTTCAGTTCGTAAATGCTGCTGTTCTCTGAGATGCATAAGCAGtaaaaagcaataataatacaatgtgtattagaaagaaagaaacgtaagtaatttgtatttttgaataaaagaaaaaagtgattGGTGCCAGTAGACCTAGGTGTTGTTTATTAAAGTCTGGTAAACTTTGGGAGGACTGAATGTATTGCATGTACTGAAGAAACAAATTACAAGAAAGGTTTAAGAAAGattgtgtttaatttttatatattttgtacttGTAAGCAGCAAACACATTAATGAAAtctttgaatatattttaaataatctaaTTTAATTCAAATGTATCATCCGTCATCTCTGAAATAAAATTTACAGATTTTTAATTTACCCCAAAGCAGTATACTTCATGGTCTCCTGTTATGTAGCATGTGAAGGCTAGCCAGACAGTTGACTGATTAATAGCAgaaattgattttaaaatgtgatttcTCCTTTGGTAACTGCTGTATTTGACCAACAATGTGAAATTTATGCCGAAACAAACTGGTATAGCTACAAATGCATAGTTTATCCTCCATCGCCCAAGCCCAAGGAACTAAACATATGATGTTATTATTGCCTTGCTAATGTATTTAATGTTGGCTATAATAACAGCCTGGCTGTAGGAGAGATGAATGGGTCTATGTTAAACCAATGTGCAGTGCTGAAACGTCTAAATACAGCAGTGAGAAAATCTAAAACTGTATGGTATCAGAAGTCTTCTTCACCACCATCCACAAGAGGAATTTCTAGACAAAAGAAGTCAAACAACATTTAACAGTTATCAGTAAATAACTGCATTCCCTCAAGCTCCAATACATTTTGAATGTTTGACAACAGATGGCAAAAGCCTACTTACCATCAGCAATATCTATGCTGGGACTCGTGGAAGCAGTTTCCTCCATGGAGGTGATCGCATTAGTCTTCTCAGATACGTTGCTCAACCCAACATCATGTGAAGAAGATGGATGCATAGCTTGTAGACACTCTGATGGCTCTGAGATGCTGTCACAAGTTTCAGCATCTCCAATGTCCAATGGAGCATCATGCTGACTTTCTGTGGGTCCTGGATATGAGGGAGGGTCCTGCTCTTCTGAGTTCTGTGTGGGTTCTGGACCAGCAGAAGGAAGCACATGTGGAGGCTGGTAGCATGAACCGCTCACTGCCTCCTCGTAGGAAGGTAGAGGTATGGCAACTCCATCCACTATTATGACGTTTGGACCCCTGGCATCTTCTCGTTCTTCACTTGGAAAAGATTGTATTCATTAGTATTAGTTAAACCCAGCTCTATTGAATATTCAAATCAGATTCTAAATTACTTTTTccatagcagcagctctgatatAAAATCTGGCTGTAATTCTAATAATTAACTTGTTCTAATACTGTATGTTATCATATACAGTAGGCTATTATATGTTTTCTGTCACAGGAGAGTCATCAGTACAGATGTGCTTTGTGGTCTCTCTGTATATCAAGCTTGTCTTATTAATGTCAAAAAAACAGAGGAAATAAGTCTATAAACTGACTTTCAAATTATGATGTTCATTACttgaataaaggttttaatcaCTGGGACATTGTTGTGCTGTAAGAGGAATAAGCCATGTTAGGATATGCTGATAATGGGGTTCTGTCAggctccaccacaccacacaatctTAATTTCCTATAACACTGTGCCCCATTGTGTTTTGTGCATTACATTATTCATTTTAGATACATTTAACTGATGTACCTTGAATTCTGATTGCTCTTGCACTTGCAGTGAGACATCTTTGCTATGATGACCAGAAACAGGGCTAACAGCACACTTGAGGTAGTGAATGCCACTGGTTTCCATGCATGCAGTAAAGATTCCTGAAAGCCAGGCCATGAAGTCTCTGAGGAAATAAAGACAAGCGAATGATCTTTACACATGACTGATGATCACTTACATTCCTGGATGTCCTGTTTCCTGTAACGTTTTCCTTATCCAAAACACCTTTTCAGTTTTAGGAACTGAATCATATCCATTAAACCAGGCGAAAGATCTCCTCCGGCCTGAATTGAAAACCTTACATGAATTATGTTACAGTTAAAGACATTAGGTTAacttattttttactttaagcACACGGGATATGTTTTGTCTTATAGAAGAGTCACTAATTGAATATCCTGATaatatgagattttttttttagaatttcagAAGACCTACCATCTTGAACACAGTAGATGTGCATCTGAGGAAACCACTGCCCATATTGACAGGTGATGTATTTGTAGTCATTCATTAGAGAATAGCCAGGATCACAATAGAACTCCACCACTGTCCCATGGATATAGCGGTTACATGGTTGTGGATGGCATATGTAATCTCCATGCTCCACCATTGGAGGTAAGGGACATGCTGTAAAGCAATCATAGATGGAGAAAATAAGTAATTACagctataataataaatggCAAGTTCCTTTCTATTAGACTTTGTCTTATTTATAGTAACAACCTTAAACTTGCTTCTGTGACATTTACAATACAGAAGAAATAATcaagtaataaaataatgaactaTTAGGACAAGTTGAGATGAAGGTTGAGTTTAACATATAGCAGCATGGTGGCTTTAGGGTCACCTTCAACATCAAGGCACCGGGGTGGCACATCCGACCATATGAGGCTATACATGCATTCCAGTAATTCTGCACCCTCCAGCTTATAACCTGGAAAACACTGGTAGTGTACTACTGTTCCGATGGGCATGGAGGACTGTGTCTCTGAGATGTTTATGTAACTATGAGGAGGAATCAAAGGACGCATACAGCCTGGAACAAGAACAAAGACCAAGACAGCTTTGAAGAAGAGATATAGATTAAAATATGACTAATCTAAAGTCCATTTAAACATCTTCTAGGTTAGGAGATTATATTTTCCTATATGTTTTGTCACTGAGTAGACAATACAAATCTAAATGCTCTCTCTTCTAAACATAAAATACCCAATTGTGAAAAATAGGACTCCCATTTTGGTAAGACAGTCATAGTCTGATTACATAATACCTTGACAGATGGGCTGATTGTCCCACGTTCCATCCTCTTGGCAAACTGATTCCATGCCGTCTGTGTCAGGATAGCGGATTTGAAATCCCTCATGACATCTGACAATCAGGTTATCCCCTGTCCTGTAGGTCTTATTAGCAACATCAGCATCCTCAATATATGGAGGAAGACATTCTATGAAGAAATCCAGTGCTGATTATTAAACACATCGTTGCAACTGTAAGTTAGTAGCTGTTGCACAGATTTGCACAAAATATTTAAGAGTGCAAATAATACATCGTTAATGATTAGTAACACCTTATTTACTGGATTCATCATTTGTCAAATCTGCTGTGAAAACCAATGGGTATTTCATTGAATAATTCATAACTATTACAAGTCACAATTTTCCTATCATCTCTGAACACACAAATGGTCGCTAGAATTGTTTACAAATTGCCTTTTAATACAGTAACTATATACATTAATAGACAAACACTTTAAATAGTCTTCATTTCAAacctgtagtgtatatatacacagcagAATGTTGTTATTCGTAGTTCATTGTTGTATGTATGACAATATAGCTctacatataattatatatgaggaaaaataaaaggtttGAGGATTGAAATACATATTTCTGGTCATTAATGGCTACTGGCccttgtactttttttttttaagtcaatgAATCTGGAGACTACAGCTTCCTTTAATTTGACTGCAAATGTAATCACAGAAATATATTCAAtgaatatataatgaaatattttgtttattctaAACCAAAAAACTGAACTAATccttatagttttattttttgtgaagtTTGAACATTGTACATGTTACTTTTCAACACAGAATGCAGCCTGAAATGTCAGGGAACTAATCAATAAATACTGCCATATCTGTATGATCACACACTTGTCACTTTTATAGGAACACTTTTGAACACCTGGTGACATACTCTAGAGACTGtcatgtgtgaaaatctcagatcAGCAGTGTTTAAAACAATCAAACCAGTCCATCTGGTAGCAACATCCATACCGCCATGATCAAACTCACAGAGattacactttttcttcatcctgatgtttgatgtgaacattaccttaACCTGTATACCTGCATTATTTCCTTTGCATTGCTctgctgattagataactgcatgaatgtctAGGTGTACAGGTATtcttaataaagtggatggtgagtgtaAGTTTCTTTTCCCTGTGGAAAAATCCAGTTTAATCGGAACAGCTACAAACTGCCAAAGCACTGACCGACCTGGTTAAGATAAAAAGACCAACAAGTATTGGTCAATTTATTTAAGTAATCAGAAGTCTGGAAATTTATTTAGCAGCTCAGCCTATGCTTTGGCAGCTGGTTAGACTAAGCTGGATCTTGCATACATACAAATGTAGTATCAATATAACAATCATCATTACTATAGTTTTAAtcgattgattaattgatttttaCTCACCTTCAGGAAGGCACACTGGTTTAAGGCTTGGTCTCCATCCCATTGATCCgttatgaaataaaacacaggtgATCTTTGACACTCCTTTTAGTCTGTATCCTTCTAAACAAGAGAATCTGGCCACGGCATTCTCAAAGAACACGCCAGAACTTGGTGTTCTGCTTCCATGCTCAGGAACACCCGGGTCTCTACAGAACTGCTCTGctgaaaaaaatgacacacagcagtgacaaGACAACTGATTTACTGCATACGtctttacagtatatattgtaTCTACAACTACTTGATTGTTTAGGCGTTCACTGTATTGCATTGCTAGATTGTATAAGTGTATTATGATCAAAGGTGAACCTGAAACGCTGCATGACTAAGGAGCAGTATATGGTGCAGACAAACAAGCCTAATCATTCAGTCGACTATAATCATTTCTTTGCATGTAAAGACTCTCTGTATTGTCCATGCATTATATTATTACCACCACTTTAGCATTACTCCTTGTATAACGCTTACAGCTTGCACTCTATAAGCCCACAGCTGAGAGCGTTGCAGTGAGAGTAGAAAGCCTTTACCTATGGCAGCTTGTGGGAAGGCGGTGACCAGCTGAAGAGGAAAGATGCTGAATATCACAAGAAACTGGCCGGAGATAGCAATACGGACAAACGGAGACGTCTTTCTGTCTACCTTCATGATGATTCATCTTTCAAGTCCGAAGAATCGGATATTAGTGCTCTGAAACGGATGACGTTAAGAACAATAAGCTGAGGGAAACGTTAATGTCGGAAATCCGCTGTGAGTTGACTAAGCACTCCGTTATAGCATTGCCTTTCCATAGCACAGAAAGACAGCAGGCAAAGCGCCATAGTACGCCTTAAATGGCAAAGGTCTCGTATAGCAATGCCgcataatacatttaaatgacGTTTTCGCATTAATGTTGCTCAAGCCTGGACGGCGCGTTGTGCTGTTTTCCTTCTCATTAGCCGTTGCATAGTCTGTGATGAAAAACGCGTCAGCTTGCCGAGACAGGCTGAAGCTCAGAGACAAGAAATTATACCTAGAGGCTTCttcttggaaaaaaaagtgcacTTACCCAGCACTGGCATGCTTTACTTTAGTGCCCAGTTCACTTTAACTCTCGTTTCTAATAATCACCATTTATAATGATGTGCCCTTGAATGTACCTTTTGAATTTCTTTACcagtaaaagaaaaacaggctgtgactgtgttttttttttgttcatacaGGTGACACTTCCTCGTGACGAGGTCATGAGTTACTGTATTGTAGGGCTCAAAGTACATGCCATTCAGATGGCATATAGAATCCCAGATGAACACAtttaccacttttttttttatccattactAATACCAGTAAGCATGCAGGGTGTATTCGGGTGTATTGGGTCATCAGGGAAATTGGAACAGTTTAATTTAGCAGTATTTATTTTCTGGCCTGATAAGTTAAGGATTTGACAAAACCCTTGCAGGAAGTGCttgatagaaataaaatgatgtcaCCTCACTTAACCGTCAATGGAAGGGTGATCATCATCGACAAGGTGAAGTAAGTGTATGAAAGTATGAAAAATGGCAAATGCTTTGTCTAGTTTTTAGTAAGGTTATAAATCTGCCATGACTATTTCCACATATTTTATGATGCATCCACTGACGTACATAAGTCTTTCCTCTAATTTTTCCTCATTTGTCACACTGACTAGTTTCAGATCCTCATTTATGATAACATTGGGAGAACAAggattttaaatgattatttttcaccAAGCAACTGAGCTCTCTCTCAAATTTATACATAGTGTCGCTAATAACAACAGCTGCTTTAATGCAGCAACATATGAAGTATTTTGAGCATGATTTATCCATTTAAGGTCCACAGTGTCTCAGTGGGGTTCAGGACTTGGACATGGTAGAGAACAGAATCCATGGGTCCATCAATTTTGAGCCGTTTGCCCAGGCCCTGAAGTAGCAAAGCTTCTCTACACGTTCACATACCGCCACCATGACTGAATGTTGGTATGTGATGTTCTTATTGTCGAATGCTAGTGCTATGTCTTAGTCAGATGCCATGGGACACACAGGTTTCAATAAGTTCCATTTTTGACTTATCCACAGAACATTATCCCAAAAGGCTTGGGGCTCATCACTGTATTTTTGGTAAAAGTCAGACAAGCCTGTATGTTCCTCTTGATTAGCAGTGGTTTTCGCCTTGCAACTCTTCCATGGATTCCATTTTTGCCAAGTCAATATCTGATGTTGGAATCATGACCACTGACCTTATCTGGGCTAGTGAGCCCTGCAATTCCTTAGATGTTTATCAGGGTTACTTTGTGGCTTCTTGGATGTGTTGTTGACGTGCCCTTGAAGGAATTGTGGGTCACTGCTGTTCCAAGAGAAAATGACAGTCACTCTAGTTTGTCCTGAGCCTTGGAAATGCTTTTGTAACCCCTTTCCAGACTGATATATATTAGGAATAATTTTCGCTCTCATCTCTTTCATAATTCCTTTTCATTTCAGCATTATTTTCCACAGATGTACTATTGTACcatatgcatatatgtataatttaatcattttcaaGATTTCCAAATCTCAAAACCATgtttaacagaaataaacaaataaaaagttattgtattatttaaaaagatttcCACAAATGCCTTCATTAACTCTTTTTTAGCCAAAGACGGCTCTTCACTAGTGAAACATAATCATCTGAGAAATTACATGAAATCAATGAGTAACTGATTCAAAGTGATTGCGTACCCATTTTGTGTCTTACAAAAATCATAAATTAATTAGCTCAGGTCAGCTATCATCTAGCTCTACCACTGCAATTGCATTGCAGTGCATAAGACAATGAGACAGTTCAGTTACTTTTAGTTAAGTCTTTGACATTTAGAAGAAGTCCTTATGATTTCACATCATCCACATCCACATCATGCACATTTCTATATAAAGGGAGTCTTAtactaataaatattatttctagCACCTTTTCTGTTTAGCTCTCATTAATATACTGTAGTTGTGATCATCTTACACTGCATGTATGGTATTAGTGTCACGTAGTTTCAGCTATTCCAATCTTGCTTAAATGCCTGACGTTAGTTTGGTAAGTCTGACTTAACAGTATGACTAATAAATCCTTGATACATTCAAGAATATGGTGAACAAGATTGATGGCTTTGCACAATATCTTTTGCACTGTTCTGCAGGCACAATGTGTTTGTCTTTATTGTTCACAGTGTTACTATAACAACACGTTACTGTTTGGAATAGAAATGGTTCTCTGTTTAGATAGCCAAGTATTTTTAATAGTAAAGTATGCATGATGTACTTGAATATTACACAAAACAATGTTCAGTGTGACAGTCTTAAAATGCATCTGTTTTCAGAGAACAGTA contains:
- the susd4 gene encoding sushi domain-containing protein 4 isoform X1; this translates as MKVDRKTSPFVRIAISGQFLVIFSIFPLQLVTAFPQAAIAEQFCRDPGVPEHGSRTPSSGVFFENAVARFSCLEGYRLKGVSKITCVLFHNGSMGWRPSLKPVCLPEECLPPYIEDADVANKTYRTGDNLIVRCHEGFQIRYPDTDGMESVCQEDGTWDNQPICQGCMRPLIPPHSYINISETQSSMPIGTVVHYQCFPGYKLEGAELLECMYSLIWSDVPPRCLDVEACPLPPMVEHGDYICHPQPCNRYIHGTVVEFYCDPGYSLMNDYKYITCQYGQWFPQMHIYCVQDETSWPGFQESLLHAWKPVAFTTSSVLLALFLVIIAKMSHCKCKSNQNSSEEREDARGPNVIIVDGVAIPLPSYEEAVSGSCYQPPHVLPSAGPEPTQNSEEQDPPSYPGPTESQHDAPLDIGDAETCDSISEPSECLQAMHPSSSHDVGLSNVSEKTNAITSMEETASTSPSIDIADEIPLVDGGEEDF
- the susd4 gene encoding sushi domain-containing protein 4 isoform X2; protein product: MKVDRKTSPFVRIAISGQFLVIFSIFPLQLVTAFPQAAIEQFCRDPGVPEHGSRTPSSGVFFENAVARFSCLEGYRLKGVSKITCVLFHNGSMGWRPSLKPVCLPEECLPPYIEDADVANKTYRTGDNLIVRCHEGFQIRYPDTDGMESVCQEDGTWDNQPICQGCMRPLIPPHSYINISETQSSMPIGTVVHYQCFPGYKLEGAELLECMYSLIWSDVPPRCLDVEACPLPPMVEHGDYICHPQPCNRYIHGTVVEFYCDPGYSLMNDYKYITCQYGQWFPQMHIYCVQDETSWPGFQESLLHAWKPVAFTTSSVLLALFLVIIAKMSHCKCKSNQNSSEEREDARGPNVIIVDGVAIPLPSYEEAVSGSCYQPPHVLPSAGPEPTQNSEEQDPPSYPGPTESQHDAPLDIGDAETCDSISEPSECLQAMHPSSSHDVGLSNVSEKTNAITSMEETASTSPSIDIADEIPLVDGGEEDF
- the susd4 gene encoding sushi domain-containing protein 4 isoform X3, producing the protein MKVDRKTSPFVRIAISGQFLVIFSIFPLQLVTAFPQAAIAEQFCRDPGVPEHGSRTPSSGVFFENAVARFSCLEGYRLKGVSKITCVLFHNGSMGWRPSLKPVCLPEECLPPYIEDADVANKTYRTGDNLIVRCHEGFQIRYPDTDGMESVCQEDGTWDNQPICQGCMRPLIPPHSYINISETQSSMPIGTVVHYQCFPGYKLEGAELLECMYSLIWSDVPPRCLDVEACPLPPMVEHGDYICHPQPCNRYIHGTVVEFYCDPGYSLMNDYKYITCQYGQWFPQMHIYCVQDETSWPGFQESLLHAWKPVAFTTSSVLLALFLVIIAKMSHCKCKSNQNSRTRRCQGSKRHNSGWSCHTSTFLRGGSERFMLPASTCASFCWSRTHTELRRAGPSLISRTHRKSA